Proteins co-encoded in one Cytophaga hutchinsonii ATCC 33406 genomic window:
- a CDS encoding DUF6326 family protein — translation MHTQHTLEDIKVNLKLKLAALWASLMFLIIYLDYFHLYMPNMIDEIRTGIVFEFDITQGFLLIALIVVTIPALMIFLSVALPVTINRRVNIIIATMNIPCILFNLAGVAWAHMYVGAAVQVVLLCLIIRYAWKWPRVEI, via the coding sequence ATGCATACACAACATACATTAGAAGACATCAAAGTAAATTTGAAACTGAAGCTGGCTGCGCTGTGGGCGAGTTTGATGTTTCTCATTATCTATCTTGATTATTTCCACTTATACATGCCGAATATGATTGATGAAATCCGGACAGGGATTGTGTTTGAATTTGATATTACACAAGGATTTCTTTTGATAGCACTCATCGTAGTGACAATTCCGGCTTTGATGATTTTCCTTTCTGTTGCCCTGCCGGTTACCATAAATCGACGGGTAAATATCATAATTGCTACAATGAATATTCCGTGTATATTGTTTAATCTGGCTGGAGTAGCCTGGGCGCACATGTATGTGGGCGCTGCTGTACAAGTTGTGCTGCTTTGTCTGATTATCCGTTATGCATGGAAGTGGCCGCGTGTAGAGATATAA
- a CDS encoding Crp/Fnr family transcriptional regulator codes for MQDILFDFISTYISLTEDEKNALLSLDLFRSVPKGTILLKEGQKSQESYFVLKGCIRIYYIIDGEEKTTAFYTEMDALTPPCVIHNAPSEYFISCIEDSILTVSNLEMEAEINSKFPKFELMCRMLSEELLAKQQIDFDAFKTSSPEQRYLNVLQNRPDLIQRVPQHQLASFLGIKPQSLSRLRARIVDKKS; via the coding sequence ATGCAAGACATATTATTTGACTTTATATCAACATACATTTCACTGACAGAAGATGAGAAGAACGCATTACTTTCGTTAGACCTATTTCGTTCGGTACCGAAAGGTACGATCTTACTCAAAGAAGGACAGAAATCACAGGAGAGTTATTTTGTTTTAAAAGGCTGTATCCGGATTTATTACATAATAGACGGAGAAGAAAAAACTACTGCTTTCTACACCGAAATGGACGCATTAACACCACCTTGTGTTATACATAATGCCCCTTCTGAATATTTCATTAGCTGTATTGAAGACAGTATTCTTACCGTTTCAAATTTAGAGATGGAAGCAGAAATAAACAGTAAATTTCCAAAGTTTGAACTCATGTGCAGAATGTTGTCGGAAGAATTGTTAGCGAAACAACAAATAGACTTTGACGCGTTTAAGACATCTTCACCTGAACAACGATACCTGAACGTATTACAAAATAGACCGGACCTTATTCAGCGTGTTCCGCAACATCAATTAGCAAGTTTTTTAGGCATTAAGCCTCAATCCTTAAGCAGACTCAGAGCACGGATTGTTGACAAAAAGAGCTGA
- a CDS encoding NYN domain-containing protein yields MKEDKLAVLIDADNVPYSNVKEMLEEISKNGTPTIKRIYADWTKPTVSGWKSVLLENAITPIQQYSYTTGKNSSDSALIIDAMDILYSGKVNGFCIVSSDSDFTRLATRLREAGMTVIGFGEKKTPKPFISACDKFIYIEILKASSVETKVITKPDEKLKKEEPISKVDNETIRVITESVNDLADEAGWTFLGSLGNYILKKKPDFDPRNYGFPKLYPLIKDIDKFELDERETGIKNIRHIYLKEK; encoded by the coding sequence ATGAAAGAAGATAAACTTGCTGTATTAATTGACGCAGACAACGTCCCTTATTCAAATGTCAAAGAGATGCTTGAAGAAATTTCAAAAAACGGGACACCTACTATTAAAAGAATTTATGCTGATTGGACAAAACCGACTGTTTCAGGCTGGAAAAGCGTCCTTTTGGAAAATGCAATTACTCCAATTCAACAATACAGTTATACAACTGGCAAAAATTCGAGCGACAGTGCTTTGATAATTGATGCCATGGATATTTTGTATTCAGGAAAGGTAAACGGTTTTTGTATTGTTTCCAGCGATAGCGATTTCACAAGATTAGCTACAAGACTTAGAGAGGCTGGAATGACAGTTATTGGATTTGGTGAGAAGAAGACACCTAAGCCTTTTATTTCTGCGTGCGACAAATTTATATACATAGAAATATTAAAAGCATCTTCTGTTGAGACAAAGGTTATTACAAAACCTGATGAGAAATTGAAAAAGGAAGAACCTATCAGCAAAGTAGATAATGAAACAATTCGAGTAATAACAGAAAGTGTAAATGATTTAGCGGATGAAGCAGGTTGGACATTTTTAGGGAGTTTGGGTAACTACATCCTTAAAAAGAAGCCAGACTTTGACCCAAGAAATTATGGATTTCCTAAACTGTATCCGTTAATTAAAGATATTGATAAATTTGAACTTGACGAAAGAGAAACAGGAATAAAAAACATTAGACATATATATTTAAAAGAAAAATAA
- a CDS encoding PD40 domain-containing protein, producing the protein MKITTLLFSFILMMQGVLAQIVPLGQPISTALTDDFNPSVSGNGKTLLYEVIYRNSNKADVMISTQTNGVWSFPQVVAGVNTQTEQLTNGGYFINHAGNIILFHSNRYKGIGGTDIWYTEKNANGAWSAPTNFAKPINSTGNEIDPSMSPDGKFLYFTLLSDKKTPNGLPCGKIMVSERLSSSTWKAPVELPGTINTGCECGGKLLSDNKTFLFSSMRPGGKGGLDFYKSTLNDDGGFTTPINYAFINTPDDDKYISIAAGGSMLYAAAPGKGKDERDIVRCKVPDDMQPEMVKLYQGVLKNAATQTAITGQITVTHIKTGTSMVYRTAADGSYSVPVLTTDDYDMGIFSAAPGFEYLSLHIATSPVKKYEEKNIEFSLKPLTKGVEIPLSALSFKDVTAIDNASQLELNRAKLLLRLNPTISFEIQAYTDQVVTDTVRHTAMDKEVLNQADSTVTYSNDFTKEEARYIYDYLVQNGTSASRLSYKGMGVNPAEQKKKYVLIVK; encoded by the coding sequence ATGAAAATTACAACGCTTCTCTTTTCTTTTATTTTAATGATGCAGGGAGTACTTGCTCAGATTGTTCCCTTAGGTCAACCTATCAGTACTGCACTTACCGATGATTTCAATCCGAGTGTAAGCGGGAACGGAAAAACATTATTGTATGAAGTGATTTATAGAAACTCCAATAAGGCTGATGTAATGATCTCCACACAAACAAATGGTGTGTGGTCATTTCCACAGGTAGTTGCGGGTGTTAATACACAAACGGAACAGCTTACTAACGGAGGTTATTTCATCAACCATGCCGGCAATATTATTCTTTTTCATTCTAACCGCTATAAAGGTATTGGCGGAACAGATATCTGGTATACCGAAAAGAATGCAAACGGTGCCTGGTCTGCACCAACCAATTTTGCAAAGCCGATCAATAGTACAGGAAATGAAATTGATCCATCGATGTCTCCGGATGGGAAGTTTTTATATTTTACCTTATTAAGCGATAAAAAAACACCAAACGGCTTACCGTGCGGAAAAATCATGGTGAGTGAGCGCCTGAGCTCATCTACCTGGAAAGCTCCCGTAGAATTGCCCGGCACAATCAATACAGGCTGCGAATGCGGCGGCAAGCTTTTGTCTGATAATAAAACATTTCTTTTTTCATCCATGCGCCCGGGAGGGAAAGGCGGATTGGATTTTTATAAAAGTACATTGAATGATGACGGAGGTTTTACCACACCAATAAACTATGCATTTATCAATACACCAGATGATGATAAATACATTTCAATAGCTGCCGGCGGTTCTATGTTATATGCCGCTGCTCCCGGTAAAGGTAAAGATGAGCGCGACATTGTACGTTGTAAAGTTCCGGACGACATGCAGCCTGAAATGGTAAAATTATATCAAGGTGTTTTAAAAAATGCGGCAACACAAACTGCTATCACGGGACAGATCACCGTAACACATATAAAGACGGGCACAAGTATGGTATACAGAACTGCTGCAGACGGAAGTTATTCTGTACCTGTATTAACAACAGACGATTATGACATGGGAATCTTTTCTGCGGCGCCGGGTTTTGAATATCTATCCCTTCACATTGCAACATCGCCAGTTAAGAAATATGAAGAAAAAAATATTGAATTCAGTTTAAAACCATTAACCAAAGGAGTTGAGATCCCGCTTTCGGCACTTAGCTTTAAAGATGTTACAGCAATTGACAATGCCAGTCAGCTGGAACTGAATCGTGCAAAATTACTGCTTCGTTTAAACCCAACTATATCGTTCGAAATTCAGGCATATACAGATCAGGTTGTCACAGATACGGTACGTCATACCGCCATGGATAAAGAAGTGCTGAATCAGGCCGACTCAACCGTTACATACAGTAATGATTTTACAAAAGAAGAGGCGCGATACATCTATGATTACCTGGTACAAAACGGAACATCCGCAAGCCGCTTAAGCTACAAAGGCATGGGTGTAAATCCCGCAGAACAAAAAAAGAAATATGTGCTGATCGTAAAGTAA
- a CDS encoding DEAD/DEAH box helicase gives MNKQLNTAMSDMGFVEPKEVQEKTLSRIIGGQDLVVIGPEGCGKTTAMILGVLAKLKYAFEIAPRAMIMVPNKDKGLELEEQFRFLGKNLDIRVLGVYPGAGMEGQRELLEDGIDVVIGTPDRIEALYIKSAVNLTQLKTFILDDADLIVKQGLQTVVKNISESLPKCQHIVFTEVMHEKLEKLIHFFLVYPTTIEVNLDSEHVLSTVDLQLFKVPNYKTKLNLLNLMMRDYDIYKKVVVFSNSKVTSDKLLKSLEKRIEGAVAIFNPSYSQKGFTSFEQFKQDENVRVLLLSNEEEVLLNLDDIGHILHFDLPADRTIFINRVERKQVDELPNTVAITYATDIELNMVRKIELGVGHSMEIMELPVDLVIEGNRGGGDEEEKVVKKKKTTIEEYIPGAAFHAKKESNLKDYNYNYKDKRKMAGKKSKRRDS, from the coding sequence TTGAATAAGCAGTTAAATACTGCAATGTCTGATATGGGTTTTGTTGAACCTAAAGAAGTTCAGGAAAAAACATTATCACGTATTATTGGCGGACAGGATCTGGTTGTTATTGGGCCTGAGGGATGCGGCAAAACTACTGCAATGATTTTAGGCGTATTGGCAAAATTAAAATATGCCTTTGAAATTGCTCCCCGCGCAATGATTATGGTTCCTAATAAAGATAAGGGCCTTGAATTAGAAGAACAGTTCAGATTTCTGGGTAAGAATTTGGATATACGTGTATTGGGTGTTTATCCCGGTGCAGGCATGGAAGGCCAGCGGGAGTTACTGGAAGATGGTATTGATGTAGTGATTGGTACACCCGACCGTATTGAGGCATTGTATATTAAATCTGCTGTCAACCTTACACAGCTTAAAACATTTATTCTGGATGATGCAGATCTTATCGTTAAACAAGGTCTGCAAACAGTTGTAAAAAATATATCTGAAAGTTTACCTAAATGCCAGCACATTGTATTTACAGAAGTGATGCACGAAAAACTGGAAAAACTCATCCATTTCTTCTTAGTCTATCCTACAACGATTGAAGTAAATCTGGATTCAGAACATGTGTTAAGTACGGTTGATTTACAGTTGTTTAAAGTTCCGAATTATAAAACAAAATTGAATCTGCTGAACCTGATGATGCGTGATTATGACATCTATAAGAAGGTTGTCGTTTTTTCAAATTCAAAAGTGACTTCTGATAAATTATTGAAAAGTTTAGAAAAACGCATTGAAGGAGCAGTAGCTATTTTTAATCCATCGTATAGTCAGAAAGGATTTACATCTTTTGAACAGTTTAAACAAGACGAAAATGTTCGTGTATTGTTACTGTCAAATGAAGAAGAGGTATTGCTGAATCTGGATGATATCGGTCACATTCTTCACTTTGATCTTCCTGCAGACCGTACTATTTTTATCAATAGAGTAGAACGTAAACAGGTGGATGAACTTCCCAATACGGTTGCTATTACGTATGCAACTGACATTGAATTGAATATGGTTCGTAAGATTGAATTAGGTGTAGGGCATAGTATGGAAATTATGGAGCTGCCGGTTGATTTGGTTATTGAAGGGAACCGTGGAGGAGGAGATGAAGAAGAAAAAGTTGTTAAGAAGAAAAAGACAACAATAGAGGAATATATACCCGGAGCAGCTTTTCATGCCAAAAAAGAAAGCAACCTGAAGGATTATAATTATAATTACAAAGACAAACGAAAAATGGCAGGAAAGAAAAGCAAACGAAGAGACAGTTAA